CCTTGAGCGCCTCGGGCAGCTTGCTCTCGCGCAGGTACAGCTCTCCGCGGCCCACCAGCGCATCCACGTTGGCGATGTTCAGCTCGAGGGCGCGCGTGTAGGAGCTCTTCGCCTCATCGAAGCGCTCCAGCCGCGCGTAGGTGGCGGCCAGCTGGCAATGGAACACGCTGTCGTAGGGCGAAGCGGCCGTCAGCCCCTCGAAAATCTCCAGCGCGGGCTGGAGCTGGCCCGACTTCAACATCCCGTGGCCCAGCGTCGCGATCTTGTAGAGCCGCTCGTTGGAGAGCCCGAGGAACTCGCCGGGCGTGATTTCGCCACCGATGAGTTTCTCTGCCTCCTCCTGGGTCAGCTCGCGGGTGGTGCTCTTGGCCTTCTCTGGGGTTTTGTCGCTCAAAGGATTCCTCCTGCAGAAATGACGACGGGAGGCAGGCACGCGGTGGCGTACCTACCTCCCCTCGGGAGCTTCAGAACTGGGATGCTATCAGGCCAGGAAGTGGTTGCGGTTGGTCTGGATGCCGGTGCTCAGGTTCTGGAACTTCAGGGCCGTGTCCAGCATGCGGCCGATCTGGGAGAAGGCCTTCTCCAGCGCGCCCTGACGGCGGTTCAGCCAGGGGCCGCGGCCCGGAGCCTGCGTGCCACCGCTCTGCTCGGTGCGCTTGGCGAACACGTCGGACAGCTTGGACAGGGACTCGAACACCTTCGACAGCGACTTGAAGAGGTCCGACAGCTGCTCGAACTTGTTGGCCGGCTTCGTCGTCGGGTTGGTCGGGGAGCCGGCGGCCAGATCCTTGCCGAGCTTGAAGGAATCACCGCCGTTGTTGCTGCCGATGACCTCCTTGCCCTGGAAGGACCAGTCGTCGGACTCCTTGCCCATGACGAACACGTCCTTGTTGCCGAAGGCATTGACGTTGGCGTAGCCGTCGGCCGTCACGGGGCCGGTCTTGCCCTTGCCCTTGTCGATGTCCGTGATCTGCACGCGGTCGTTGCCGGAGATGATGTCCAGGCCGCCGGTCACCGTCATGCCGTTTCCGTAGGGCTTGCAGGTGACGTTGATGCGGGTGCCGTCGCCCAGCACGAAGGTGCTGTCACGCTTGAAGTCCCAGGTACCGCCGTCGCCCTCGGCCACGTGCGGGTCGCCCCAGATCTTCGTCTCCTTGCCGTCCGGACCGGTGATCTTCCAGTCGAACTGGCTGAGGGCCTCGATCTTGTAGCCGCCCGGGGTGGTGACAACGCCCGTCTTGGGGTCCGTCTGCAGGTTGCCCGACGGGTGGGAGGAGTCACCCGGAGCCGGAGCCGACGGCGTCCCGTTGACGGCCAGGTTGAACACGTCGTTGAGGGACTTGGCGCTGCCGCCCCAATCCAGGATGTCCGACTGGGAACCCGCCGGGGTCCCCGTGGGGGCCGCAGGCCCCGTGGCGGCGGTCTTCGACAGCTGGTCGAGGGTCGAGGCAGCGGCCTTGGCGAACTCGCCCAGCGTCGCAACGGCGGTCTTCACCAGCTGAGCATCGGCCGCGCTCAGACCGGTCTTCAGGCCAGCG
This DNA window, taken from Stigmatella erecta, encodes the following:
- a CDS encoding tetratricopeptide repeat protein translates to MSDKTPEKAKSTTRELTQEEAEKLIGGEITPGEFLGLSNERLYKIATLGHGMLKSGQLQPALEIFEGLTAASPYDSVFHCQLAATYARLERFDEAKSSYTRALELNIANVDALVGRGELYLRESKLPEALKDIQQALKLDPQAQRDTTKRARATLLVLQKMAEEQDPSSKR
- a CDS encoding DUF1521 domain-containing protein, coding for MSTKSVGANIPNVNAWGAGLKTGLSAADAQLVKTAVATLGEFAKAAASTLDQLSKTAATGPAAPTGTPAGSQSDILDWGGSAKSLNDVFNLAVNGTPSAPAPGDSSHPSGNLQTDPKTGVVTTPGGYKIEALSQFDWKITGPDGKETKIWGDPHVAEGDGGTWDFKRDSTFVLGDGTRINVTCKPYGNGMTVTGGLDIISGNDRVQITDIDKGKGKTGPVTADGYANVNAFGNKDVFVMGKESDDWSFQGKEVIGSNNGGDSFKLGKDLAAGSPTNPTTKPANKFEQLSDLFKSLSKVFESLSKLSDVFAKRTEQSGGTQAPGRGPWLNRRQGALEKAFSQIGRMLDTALKFQNLSTGIQTNRNHFLA